A region of the Anaerobiospirillum thomasii genome:
AAAATAGGTCATGCTGTCCTCGGCAAAGGCCTTGACATCTAAAAGCTCAAGCTGTGTGCAAAAACCACGATCGTCAGCTTCAAATTCAGATCTGATGCCGACACAGACACTGTCTGCATCCTCAGCTTTGCTAAAGGATGTTTTATCAAAGCTGTAGATATGACCATCATCACCCTGTATGCGGCCATCTTTTGAAATACTGTCTACAGATGAAATCAAACCCTGCATTGTTATCCTGCCTTTTGTTTCAAACTCTGTCACTTACAGATTGTTATCAAGACGCCCTTCTTTGAGGGCCTTTGAAAAATTAAGCATGCGCTCAAGTGGCTTTGTAGCCTGCACTCTTATATCCTCAGGTACAAAGAGCTCATGACCTGCACTGTTCTCAAGTGCATCAATCAGTGACTCAAGTGAGTTTAATGCCATCCATGGGCAGTTGGCACAGGAGATGCAGTGACCTGACAGTGATGCTACAGGTGCCTCAATTAAAATCTTGTCAGGACAGGCCTGTTTTATCTTGTAGAAAATATTGCGCTCGGTGGCAATGATGAGCTTTGTGGCATCTGAGGCCTTGGCATAGTTTAGAATCTGTGAAGTTGAACCTACAAAATCAGCCATAGCCACTACGCTCTGCGGAGCTTCAGGGTGCACCAGAATAAGAGCATCAGGATTGTCCTTTTTGACAAAGGACAGAGCATTTGACTCAAAGGCATCATGCACAATGCAGCGGCCAGGCCAGCAGTGAATGGCTGTTTTGGCATTGTTTGCAATATAGGAGCCAAGATGTCTGTCAGGCAGCCACAAAATCTCCTCATTGCGCCCTTTTAGATAGTCGGCAAGCTCAACAGCAAGTGATGAGGTAACAATCCAGTCAGCCTGAGCCTTAACAGCAGCTGAAGTATTGGCATAGGCCACCACAGTGGCATTAGGATACTGCTCTTTAACCCTTGCGAGATCATCGGCACTGCAGCACAGATCAAGTGAACACTCAGCCTTAAGGGAGGGCATGACTACCTTCTTTTGCGGAGAGAGTATTTTAGCTGTCTCGCCCATAAAACGCACACCTGCTACAGCTAATGTCTGCTTGTCACTGTCACGGCCTTCACGGGCCATCTCAAGTGAATCGCCAATAAAACCGCCTGAGGTCTCAGCCAGACGCTGCATGGTCTCTGAGGTATAGTAATGGGCAATTAAAAAGGCATCATGCTTTTTTAAACACTCAAGAGCTCTGTCAAAAAGCTCCTCATCCTTTTTAAGATCCTCTTTTGTCGGCATGACTGGCAGATCAAAACTCTCAGGAATTGAAACGCCCTCAATCATATGCACAGCCATAATCTACTCCATATTAAATTTAAGCTCATCTGCTCCTGTCTTTAAAAGAGCCTGATGGGCATCAGCGCGCATTACACCCAAAGCGCGCATTCTTGTAGTACAAAGGCGCAGATCCAAAGATGGAGTCTCATCACCTTCAACAAAATTCTCTATAGTACTATAGTTATAAGGTCCATTCTCTGGCAAAAGCCCTGCACCTACTAAAGTTGATGGCATGACACAGTACAGCTTTTCCTCACATTTCATAACCTCAACAGTATGGGCAAGTGTCTCGTCAAGCTCACAGACAAACTCAAATTTATCGCCGCTTTGCAGATTAAAGGAGTCAAAACCTATAAGCTCGCTTGAGTCTTTAATCTGTGATCCTGCAGTATAGATACTGCCGCCTATGACAAAATGTCTTTTACAGACAGGATAGTCAAAGGACAGGGCAATAAGATCGCCTATAAAGGCTCTGTCGGCACTGCCGTCAACTGCTACAAGCCGCCATACAGATGTATTGTTCAGACTTACTTTTAAAAGATACTGCATTACTGTGCTACCTTAGATATATAAACTTCCTTGCTCTTACCTGCGTAGTTCTCGCCCTCAAGACATGCACAAAAGGCCTTGACATTAAGTTTTGAGCTAAACACTCGCAGATCCTGATCTTCATACAATATAGATAAATTACTCTGTCTGTTTCCAGCAAGTTGCAAAAACTTATTGGCAAGAGCGGCATCTGGAGCTATGACATGCGAGCGCAGAGCAATACGATAGAGCATAAAATAGAAAAAAGATGAATAATTTAATCGAAATTCATGTCTGTTCTTGGCAATAAGATGTAAAAGCTCAAGATTGCCCTTTAAGATCTCAGGGGCCGGAGCGCTGTCATCTAGATTGTAATCTAAAAACATGGCAGAAAAGCCCAGCACAAAAAATGATGACATATAGGTCATATAAAGATGTATGTCATTTTCTTTTAAGGCATAGCCTGATTTTGAATTTAAATAGCTTTCAATCTCAAAGGAGCTAAAGTCATTAAAGCAAAAGAGCGACTGACAGACAGCATAATTCATAGGAATAAAGCTAAGAGACACCTTTTCAGCAAGGGCGCTTAAAAGACTTATATCCCTTTTTGTTAGTGCATTGTTTTCAAAAAGAAAATCTACAGTGGCTGTTAAAAGATTGTCACTGTCCTGACTGTAGATTGTATGCAGATAACGCTCAAAAGGACCATCTTTTTTATAGATGGCGCGAATGAGCTTTTTAATGTGTCCTGCAAGCACAGAGCAGTCAATATTGAGCTCAGCCCCTACAAAGCGCCAGCGCAGAGCAATGACATCACACAGCATCTGTGAGTGAGACAGAGCATAGCGCTGAAAATCGCTGTGTGAGCTGTAGCTTAGGTTGCGCAGTACGCCAAGTGACTCATCAGAGCCTAATTTGTAGGACAGATAATGATAATGGCAGGCAAGAGCCATATTGCGCGGCAAAAGGTTGCCCTCGCTGTAGACTTTGGCCATAAAATTGGCGCACATGGCGTCTTTATCTGCATCCTTTACAATATCATCAAGCACCCTGATATAGGCTACAGGCTTGTACCTGCCCTGAGCCTTGAGTCTTTCAAGCTCATCCTGACATCTTTTATCCATGCAGTCACTGCCAAGGCGCAAAAGAGTTGAGGCTATATCATCCTTTGTCACCTTCTTGGCCATGACATAATACATATTCTGTAGCTGTGTTAAAAGATAGATATGATGCGGCGCAAAATCAAAGCCAGCACCGTCATTTATATGAAAGACATCAACAATGGGACTTTGCAGATCATCATGTATATGATCATGAATGAAATTTAAAGTATCTGCGCATTTTACCTTGAGCTCCTCACTGTCATTGCACAGGCGTAAAAGTGTATTGACAGCACCTGCATCAAAGTTTTCAACTAAAAGCTGCAAAGCCCTTATATAAATACTTTTTTCATAGGTTGCTGCAAATTTTTGCGCTATAGCCTCATTCTGATCAACTAAAACGCGACAGCTGAAAATATCGCCTTCAATGACAGCCACCTGCAGAGCCTTGTGTAAAATAGAGAGTATCTTGTCAAAAACTGAGATCTCCTCATCATCCTCATCTACTGTATGCACTGCCTCTAAAAGAGCCATGATAAAGCCCTGATCTAAAATAGGCAGATCCTCATAGGTAAGTGAGCAGAGTATAAACAGAGGTGCTGCAAAGCGTCTTTTGCTCTCAAGCATCATCTTTTTAAAGCCTTCTATGACAAAGATGCCATAGTCATAGACATTAAGATCCTCAGATACGGCCCTTTCTGTTATAAACTGCAGATGGCAGCGCTTGGCAAGAGCTGTAAGCGCATTGTACAGAAGATATTCCTCAACCTCGATAACTGTGCCATCTTCAAGCTCAATCTGTTCCTCAAAACTTACCGAGGCATAGCTTTGATTGATACAAAGATTATAGGCAAAAAACAGCTCATCAATAAAATTGGTATTGGAGCCTGAGAGATTGTAGTCCATGCTGTTATTGACAATAACATCATAGTAATAGGCAAGAGGATGACCCTGCAGAGCGCTCATGCGCAGCCACATGCGGCCTGCATGCGGATCTTTTGGCAGAAAATCACCGCTAAAGCAGGCCTGGGCAATATACATGCAGCTTTGTGCCGACATGCCCACAAAAGGCAGAATCTCCTCACTGTACTGACACTGCTTTAGTGAGGCCAAAAAGGTAAAGAGTTTCTTTATATTGTAAAAGTGCTTTTGTTTGGCTCCATGGCGTCTGTCCTGGGCATAGGACATGCTGTTAGCCTGTGTATCTAAAAGCGGCAGCAGATTTTTAAAGATAAAAGGACTTATCTGTGCCTTTGACAGAAAATAAGCCATACGCATGGCCGCGCAGCTGGCTATACTTGGCGCACTCTCATGGGTCATAGGTGAGCTTTGTATATATAAAAAGTCACTTAAAGGCCTTAACAGCGCATCATCATCTTTTATCTCATCAGATGCAATGTGCTTCATAAAGTCTCTAAACTCTGTAAGATCATACAAAGGCGGAATATATTCCTGATAGGCAGTTGATGAGCTTATACTCTCAACACGTGATGCCATGTGCTCACTGCCAGGCAATTCCTCAAGTATAAAGGCACAGCCATCATTGATAAGTGAAGTAAGCCTCTTGAGATTCTTTTTACTGCGGTTTTTATAATAGGTGACATAGGCCATAAACTGCACTTTATCATCATAAAGAATATCATTTTTACGCAGATTGCTATCGTGCAGCAGAGAATTTAAAATACTTGAGGCTTTATCGGCACTTATATCAATGCATGAGCCTTTTTGATAATCACTGTCTATCTCAAGCAGCTGACGCTCAAGATCCATAAAATTAAGCTTTAAATCACCATAGGTAATATCAGATTTATAAAAGCCGTTTTTTTCAAAAAAATTCAGAGGTTTGTTCAGATTGGCCATTGCACCTATTCTTATAAAAACGCCACCTTACGTTTCCGCAAAGTGGCTTTAGAAAAAATTTTACTTAAATATCAATATCTTACTTAGACGATCTTGCTTATACGTTATACAGCTCAAGATTGGCGCTGTCCTGCCAGGCCTTGTCAGCTTTAGCATCATCCGAGCGCTGCTCTTCAAGATATTTAAAATACTCCTCATCCACATCGCCTGTTATATAGGAGCCGTTGAACACCGAGGTTTCAAACTCTTT
Encoded here:
- the nadA gene encoding quinolinate synthase; its protein translation is MAVHMIEGVSIPESFDLPVMPTKEDLKKDEELFDRALECLKKHDAFLIAHYYTSETMQRLAETSGGFIGDSLEMAREGRDSDKQTLAVAGVRFMGETAKILSPQKKVVMPSLKAECSLDLCCSADDLARVKEQYPNATVVAYANTSAAVKAQADWIVTSSLAVELADYLKGRNEEILWLPDRHLGSYIANNAKTAIHCWPGRCIVHDAFESNALSFVKKDNPDALILVHPEAPQSVVAMADFVGSTSQILNYAKASDATKLIIATERNIFYKIKQACPDKILIEAPVASLSGHCISCANCPWMALNSLESLIDALENSAGHELFVPEDIRVQATKPLERMLNFSKALKEGRLDNNL